A window of Macrotis lagotis isolate mMagLag1 chromosome X, bilby.v1.9.chrom.fasta, whole genome shotgun sequence contains these coding sequences:
- the MC2R gene encoding adrenocorticotropic hormone receptor yields the protein MRTDRAHELINILGHGANPPENITENSTNNTDCNQVVVPEEVFFIISIIGVLENLLVLLAVIKNRNLHSPMYFFICSLAVSDMLGSLYKILENILIIFRNMGYLKPRGDFETTADDVVDSLFILSLLGSIFSLSVIAADRYITIFHALQYHSIMTMRRAISILAVIWAFCTGSGIAMVIFSYDVPTVISFTSLFPLMLIFILCLYVHMFLLARSHAKKITSLPSNRVHPRANMKGAITLTILLGIFLCCWAPFVLHILLVTFCPNNPYCACYLSIFQVNGMLIMCNAVIDPMIYAFRSPELRSTFRKMFCCSGCKYNY from the coding sequence ATGAGGACAGATCGAGCTCATGAGTTAATTAATATCCTGGGACACGGTGCCAATCCACCTGAAAATATCACTGAAAACTCCACAAATAACACAGACTGCAACCAAGTTGTGGTCCCAGAAGAagtgtttttcattatttccatcaTTGGAGTTTTGGAAAATCTGCTAGTCCTCCTGGCTGTGATCAAGAACAGGAACCTCCATTCCcccatgtattttttcatttgtagttTAGCAGTTTCAGATATGTTGGGAAGCctatataaaatcttagaaaacatccTGATCATCTTCCGGAATATGGGCTATCTCAAGCCTCGTGGAGATTTTGAAACCACAGCAGATGATGTGGTAGACTCCCTGTTCATCCTTTCATTACTTGGATCCATTTTCAGCTTATCAGTGATTGCTGCTGACCGCTACATTACAATTTTTCATGCTCTACAGTATCATAGCATCATGACAATGAGACGCGCTATAAGCATCCTTGCAGTAATCTGGGCATTTTGTACTGGAAGTGGTATTGCCATGGTCATTTTCTCCTATGATGTGCCCACTGTCATCTCCTTCACTTCACTATTCCCTTTGatgctcatttttattctgtGTCTTTACGTGCATATGTTCCTATTGGCTCGTTCCCATGCCAAGAAGATCACCTCTTTGCCCTCAAATAGAGTGCACCCAAGAGCCAACATGAAAGGAGCCATCACACTCACTATCTTGCTTGGCATCTTCCTTTGTTGCTGGGCCCCCTTTGTCCTCCATATTCTCCTAGTGACCTTCTGCCCAaataatccttactgtgcctGCTACTTGTCCATCTTCCAGGTGAATGGAATGCTAATTATGTGTAATGCCGTCATTGACCCAATGATCTATGCATTCCGAAGCCCAGAACTTCGGAGTACTTTCAGGAAGATGTTCTGTTGTTCTGGATGCAAGTATAATTACTAA